GCATATAAATTTTGTGCAGGAATATTTCTTTCATTCACAGCAAGTACAACTTCATTTTTTATTGGAAAATAACGTTTTACAAACTCTTCTAATAATAACAATGACTTTTTAGCGAATCCTTTTCTTTGTCTATTGTGATTAATAGAAAATGACGTTAAAAGTAAAGCATCCTCATTATCTGTGAACTCCTTTACTCTATCTCCCGTTTCCAATGCGAAAAGACCCACCGGTACCCCATTGTGATCTAAAATAACAATCACATTTTTTGTATAATCACTTTTTGCTTTCTCCAGTAATGCGCTTGGATCTGATGTAAACTGAACTTGTTCACTTGGTAAAGTAAATGTTTGTATAACTTCTTTATATTTCTCCTTATACGGAGCTAATTGAATTTCCCCTGTGTGTATGTTCATGCTAAACTCTCCCATTTTTCAGCTTATTAACTTATACCTTGCTGTGCTTTTGAATGCACTCTTCCATCTAAAAAGGTAATTTCAACAAATGAATTTGGATCGTTCCCTTTCCAAGCAAAAATTTGTTTAATTTGTGTAGAATGCTCTCCCCCTTCTTCTATAAGTAAATCTCCTTCAAAACCAATTAAATCTTTCACTTCTGTATAAGTCATTCCTTCATTTATACTCGAGAAATGATTTATATTGATAGACTCTTTCTGTTGCCTTTCCATCACAGTAGAAGAAGTTGCTGTTTGGTTTTTCACTTCTTTTCTCTGTTCACACGCTGTCATACTGAAACCTAAGCATAAACTAAACAATATACATGCGCTTTTTTTCATCATAACAGTTGTCCCTCCCATGATAATTAAACCATATATTCCCTTAAAAATAAACTGAATATTTAATATTATATTTAAAAACCTCGTACAATTAAGTACGAGGCTAATTTCATTTATTCAAATGATTATTTGTATTGATCATCCTGTTCTTTTCTTAACTCTTGTTCTTCATCTTTTGGTAATTGTTTATCATTATCTTTAATTGGATTCGTTTCTCTATTTTCTATCATATCATTTGGAACTTGTGGCATTACTCGGCCCACAATAGCGGCTAATTCATCTAGTATACCTTCACCTGTTTTTCCTTTTTTAATTTGCTTTCCGATTTGTTTGAGGCGTTCATACGTATCAACATCTGCTACAACGACTGCATTAGCACCGTCAGGGTCATTTTTTAAACTTTCTGCAACAGAGTATTTAATTGATTCAACTCGAGTTCGATCAAGTTTTGCTTTTACATCAATACCTACAATAGCATATTTTCCAACAACGACCGCTGTTGCATCATTCACACCTGGCACACTTGCTGCTAAAGATGCTAAATGATCTGCTGCTTTTTCATTTGGCTTATTTGATTTATTCGTATAATTAACATTTTTCATTGAAACATTTTTTTGTTCCGGCTTTTCGTTTGGATTGTCTTTTTTTCCAATACTGCATCCAGTTATAACGAAGCAAAGCATCAATATATATATTAGAGTTTTCATTATTTTCACCACTTCACTATTAAGGTTTAATCATAAATTTTTTCAACAGCTTGCATTTTCTTTACCTTTTCCTCGGCCCCGCTATTAGCATTAATGAATATTTGGTACGTATCTTTTCCTAAAGTGCCTACAAATTCATAGCAAAGCACTTCATTATGCAAATCATTGACTACTAAAGCTTTACGTTCTTCCATGACTTTTACATCCGGATTGATTTTCTTTCTTGCTTCTGCTGCAGTTAGCTTTGCCGATGGAACTGTTCGCTTTTGATGTGACGCTAAATATTCTTTTGCGGAGAACCCAACGATAGAACCATCATCTAAAGCAATTTTCATTTGGATTGCTTCTGGATAAATTCGTACTCCATTTTCATTTACTACATACGTAAATACACCAACATTATCATATTGAGAGCTATCATAAAGCTCCATATTATTAAACTTATGGTCCTTTAAAAATTTCAAACCTTTACTACCTGCATCGTTTAAACTAACTTTCTGTTCTTTAATTTCGCGGTTATTCATAACCCAAATTGGATATCCGCCTTTTCCGGTAATATCCATATAGAACTCATTGTTCGTTGCTTCATCTTTAATTTTCACACTATAGAAGGATTCTTTCGCACCTTTTCCGCTTTTCTCAACATCTACTTTTTCATTTCCTTTTAAATTCAAAAACGATTTGGCAATTTTCGCCGCTTCATCTTTAGAAATTGCCTTTCCTTCCGCTTCAAATCCACCTTTTTTATTTTTTTGCGCACTTGTAAAGGTCGGTCCGAAGTTTGTAGAAGAATATGATGTTACGTTTTTCTCTACAGTTTTCAATCCATCAATAATTGTGTTATCTGCTGGATCGCGATTTGATGCAAGTGCCATTTCTACATCCATCCAGCGTAAATTATTTTTCAAAACAAGATGTTGTACTTTTCTTAGTTCATCTTGTATATTTCCTGCATTTGAATATAAAGTTTGTAGCGTTTTATATTCTTGCTCATTTAACGGCTCTTTTTCTAAATCACGAATGGCTGCACGGTAACTGAAATCACCGATATTCGCTAAAAATTCTTCCGTTTTATTAAATGGCATTAATGTTAAAGGTAGTTGTCCTACATCTGAGCGAGCTTCAGATGTTAAACGCCATACATCCGCTAATGCAGGTGATAAAGATGATCGTGAATTCATCGCAAGTGTTGTGCCAATTTTATCGTGTAATAAATCGACTTCGTATGCTAAATCATGGAATGCACGTTGATAGCTATTTTCCGCTCGAATTAAAACCGCATTTTTCTCTTGGTGCTCTTTATAGCCCCAATAGCCTGTTCCTACTACACCGACTGTTAATAATACAATGATAATACCTCGTAACATTGTCCCACCTCCGCTCTATTTACAGAAAATATGTTTACCGATTTTTTTAATTTGTGGACGAGTCCAAATCCATTTACTAGTCGCAGTATCTGGATTGAAATAATATAAAGCATTTCCTGTTGGATCCCATCCGTTAATCGCATCTAAAACTGCTTTTTTTGCTGTTTCATTTGGTGTTAAATATATTTGTCCATCGGCTACCGCTGTAAATGCTCTAGGTTCAAAGATTACACCTGAAACAGTATTTGGGAATGACGCACTTGTAACACGGTTCAAAATAACAGCAGCTACTGCAACTTGTCCTAAATATGGTTCACCGCGTGATTCTCCGTATACTGCGTTTGCCATAAGCTGAATATCATTTTGAGAATAACCATTCGGAACATTTGTCCCTTTATTTTGAGGTGGTTTATTCTCTTGTGCAGTGCCACCACTATTTCCTTTATTCGTTGTCGTCCCTTTATTAGCAGTTGACTTGTCATACTTCGTTGCTTTCACGAGCATTTGCTTCGTTTTAGCTCCAGCTAAACCATCAACGGGTAATCCAAATTTCTCTTGAAAATTCCGAAGTGCCCAATATGTACCCCATCCGAAAACACCATCTACTTTTCCCGTATAAAATCCGTTATATTTTAAACGAGATTGCAGTTCAATGACATCTTCGCCCGATGCTCCTCTTTGAATGACTTGATTAGAAAATGCTTCTACATTCTTTAGTTGTATACTACTGACCATTAAAGACAGTCCTATGAACGCAAGTAAAACCGCTATTTTAAAAATAGCTTTTTGGCGCATAATTTTCCCTCCTTAATTATGTAAATGATTTCTTGGTTATGTTTTGTAAAAGCCTCGCTTTTATGTAAAGAAGACAAAAAAATCCAAACTAATATCGTAGAAAGAAAATGTAAACAATATAAAAAAAGGATAAAAGGAGTTCATCATGAAGAATTTGTTAAAGCGTGTCGCACTCGTCCTTCTGTTCCTAACAACATGTTCAAATGTATATACAGGCTCATCAATTGTTCATGCGCAGCCGCCGTATGCAAAATGGGGTAAGCTTGCTGTAGAGAAAACGAAAGAAAAGTACCCAAAAGCAGAGATTATTGATTACCTTCATATAGGTAGAAAACCAAAAACCGTTCAAATAACAGTTGAAAAATTCAAATTGTGGCTACGTGAAGACGGAAAAGAATATGGTGTTTTTGTTGATGTGGAATTTGAAACGAAGACGGAGAAATTTATAAAGCTGTCGTTTCAGAAGACGAGTAGATAAAGTGAAACTTTAATCAGTGGGGGTTTTGTTCATCTCCCACTGATCATCAGCCCTCACCAATCGGACTTTTACGGGCAGCCCGACAAATAGCTGGATAAAGTGAAACCCCCACTGTTAAAAACAGACACAGTGGGGGTTCTTGCATTTCTAAAATTCTTTTCTAAAGTTTCGATTCCCTAAAAATCTTACCAATATACAAATAGCACCAATTACAACTGCTATCCCTATACTGTATAAAAGTACTTTACCATATCCACCTATTCTCGGATCTAAAAACGGATATGGATACCAATTCACGATTGGACCACGTATTAAGCTATATACAACGTAAAAAAATGGGAATAAAAGCCAACTTGCAGCTTGTTTCCAAGTGATTTTCTTAATAGGTGGATTTAAAATCCAATCTAAAAGCATTGTAATCGGCATGATATAATGTAGCACAGTATTTACCCATGGTATTGCCGTTTGAAGTGATTCTTCTAACCCTCTTAATAATAAAAAATAAATGAGTCCAGTCGTAAGTATGTATACCGTTGCTGCACCACGAAGTATACCAAACTGTTCTGAGCGACCAAATGTAGCTGTTCCGATACTACTTAAAAGGAGAATACATGCAACTAAAATGTTACTTTCGATAGTGAAGAAACTAAAAAAGTTAACTGGGTTGAACGGTTTCACTTGTGCCCGTATTATAAATTGCGTAATGATTGTACTAAATGCTAGAAGGCTTAAACATAGTCTAAATAAAGATAAAATTTTTTCATCTTTCATACATTCCCTCCTTTTCTTATATATAATTAGAACTTCCCTGTACATGCTCAATAAATAATTTTAACGGAACGAGCCCACGTTTTGGCATATGACTACTTATAATAGCTACTACTTCTAATTGAGGAATGATAACGATGTATTGTCCGCCGTATCCCATAGCGAAATATATACAATACGGTATGTGAAATCTTTCGTTATGTAATACCCACCAGTGATATCCATATGCGCCCACATGTTCATATGTTTCAAATTGCGCCCTACTTGACTCTTCTAACCATTTCGCTGATACAATTTCTTTTTCATTCCAATATCCATTTTGCAAACATAATTTTCCTAATTTTAATAAATCGGTAGATTTCATTTTCATACCGAAGCCACCTACATATATACCCTGCGGATCTTGTTGCCACTCGTATTCGTTAATTTTTAATGGATCAAATAAATATTTCTTTGCAAACCGCTCTGTCGACATTCCAGTAGCTTCTTGAATAATATAGCTCAGTAAATGAGAAGAACCTGAATTATAATTCATTTTTGTAGCAGGTTCTTCAATTATTGGCTTCTCTAATATGTACTGTACCCAGTTCTCTGATTCTACAAAGTCATTTGGGAATACTACTCCATTCCCAAACTCTTTCCAGCCCTCACCAGTAGTCATTGTTAATAAGTGATATAGCGTTAAATCATGTTTTTCCCCAGGTACATTTTCAATCCACTCTGTAATTGATGTATGTATATCATTTATATAGCCCTTATCAATTGCAATACCAATTAATAAAGATACGATACTTTTTGTAATCGAATTTATTTTATATAAATTATTTGCACATTCGGGTGTTTTATAATACTCAGTTGTTAATTCCCCTTTTTGATAAACAAGAAATGTATTCACTTTTTTCTTTTCGAATTTATTTTCTAGTTGCTTGAAATCCAAAAACTTTACCTCCATTTAAATAGTTACTCCATTTATTATATCTTGTTCCTTCATTTTAAACATAATTGTGCTCAAATAAAAATAAACCTGTCAGCCATAATGAACTGACAGGTTTATTTTTATAATTTTGTACGAACATTCCAAAGCTCCGGGAAGAATTGTTGATCAAGTACTCGCTTTAAATAAGAAACACCGGAGGATCCACCTGTACCCATTTTATGTCCAATAATTCTTTCTACTGTTTTCATATGACGGAAACGCCATTGTTGTAGCCAGTCTTCAATATCAATCAATTTTTCAGCAAGCTGATATAAATTCCAATATTTTTTCACATCCGCATACACTTCCAACCATGCTGCTTCTACTGTTGCATCTTCTTCATAAGGCTGCGTAATATCACGGTTTAACACATCTTTATGAATAGGGAATCCTTCTTTTACTAATGCTTGAATCGCGACATCATATAGACTTGGTGCATGTAGCGCTTTATGAAGTCGTGCATGTAATTCTGGATCCTTTTCATAAATTTTTAATGCGTGTGGCGTTTTATAGCCAAGTGCATACTCAATCATACGATATTGATACGATTGAAAACCTGAAGCTTGACCGAGTGAGTCACGAAACTCAATATATTCTGATGGTGTTAATGTCGCAAGAATATCCCAAGATTGAATAATTTGAGACTGAATTTTTGATACACGTGCTAACATTTTAAAAGCTGGTTGTAATTTATCTTGTTTAATAAATTCAATCGCCGCATTTAGCTCATGTAAAATGAGCTTCATCCAAAGCTCACTTGCTTGGTGAATAACGATAAATAACATTTCATCATGATGGTCCGATAATCTTTTTTGAGAAGATAGTAAACTATCTAATTGTAAATACTCCCCATACGTCATATTCTCTTTAAAATCCGTATGAATCCCTTTTTCCATAATTACTTTTTCATTTTCTTTCATATTAGCCAAACGCCCCTTTTATATGATTCTACTTATATTGGTCTAATAACGGCTCGAACTGGACTTCCATCTGCATCAGTTAATGCAAGTGGTAATGCAATAAGTTCATAATCACCGTCTGCTACATGATCTAGTACGACATTTTCTAAAATATGAATTCCATGTTTAAATAATTGATGATGCGCTGCTAATTCTTTATCATCTAGCGGATCAACTGATGGTACATCTACTCCGATTAAACGAATACCTTTCTCTGAAAGAAACGACGCTATGTCTGCACGTAAATGAGGGATCACCTCTGGAAATTCTTCAGCTTTTCCATGTGAAGATGTACGTAATAATAATCGTTCTACACCTTCTAAATGAAAGCTTTCTAATTCCTTTTTCCCGATGCTTTCAAGATTAGAAACGTCAATAATCCGTGCTGGGCCAACATAAACTTGAACATCTAAATCCAATACTTTCTTTCCATCATTATCAAAATGAAATGGTGCATCAATATGAGTGCCTGTATGAATACTCATCGTTAACTTTCCGACATTTACTGAGCCACTTTCTTCTTTTGACCATGAAACTTCATACGAGAACGGTGTGTCTCCTGGCCACGTTGCAATATTATTATTTAGCGGTTGTGAAATATCAATCCACTCTGATGTTTTCATATTTATGCCACAACCTCTCGCTTATTTTCAAACTGCTTATACTCTTCATTTTTCATAATTTTCTTTAATATTTGTACAGATTTCCACACTTCTTCGTATGTGTTATATAAAGCGACCGGCGCAAGTCTCACCCCATTTGGCGCTCTAAAATCTGGAATTACTCCATTTGCTTTTAGTGCTTTACATATACGTGCTGCTTCTGCATGCTCTAAATAAATGTGCCCGCCTCGTTTTTCATCCTCTAATGGATTTCCAATTGTAAATTCGAAATCTTTTAATTCATGTCCAATTAAATTCAGCATGTATCTCGTAATATGTAAAGATTTCTCACGTAAACGTTCAATACCAGCATCTTTGAAAATTTCAAGTGAACCAATTAATGGTGCTGTACTTAATACGTGCGGTGTACCAATTTGATAAGCACCTGCATGATCAGCAGCTGTTAATGTATGCTCCATATCAAACTGTTTATCTTTTCTAGAACTAAACCATCCAGACAATCCTGGCAGTCTATTAAAATGTTTACTATTTACATAAAGGCCTGCAACACTACCCGGTCCTGCATTTAAATATTTATAATTGCACCAAACAGCAAAATCGACATCCCAATCTTTGAAATGATGCGGAATAGATCCTATTGAATGGCATAAATCAAATCCAATGTGAATGCCGCGTTTATGAGCTTCCGTTGTTAAACGTTTCATATCAAGAATTTGACCACTTCTATATAAAACAGAAGGTAATAAAATTAAAGCGATATCATCTTCCATCGCATGGATAATATCTTCTTCAGAAAGTGTTCTACCATCTCGGCTTTTCACTCTTACTAAATGCTCCTCTGGATCTAATCCTTTTAAACGAATTTGACTTTGAAGTGCATAAATATCTGATGGGAAAGTTAATTCATCCGCAAGTATTTTTGTACGTATTCCTTTTGGTTCGTAAAACGTCGCAATAACTTGGTGTATATTTGTAGTTGTAGAACCGGTTACAATAGTTTCTTCCGGTAAAGCACCAATAAGAGGGGCTGTAAGTTTACCTAATTTCTCTGAAAGGAAAAACCACGGGTGCTCACCTTCTGTCCAGCCGTCAATGCCATACTCTTTCCACGAATCTAGCAACGTAAGTAATGATTTCTCTGCTCTTTTTGAAAGTAGCCCTAATGAGTTTCCATCTAAATATATAGTACCTTCTTTTTTATAGAATTCAGTTTGAAAATCTTTCAGTTCATCATGTTTATCACATTCAAGCGCATACTCATAAGTTGGTTGAAATGGTTCTTTATACATGGTGTCACCTTCTCTTAATTTTCTTTTTATTCTAACTAATTGAAATATATCACCTTAATTGATACAACGTCAATGATATTATGTCAGTTGACTTTATATATGAACTTCTTTTACAATACAGTTATATTTTCAGATATTTCAGTATAAAGAGGTGATTCTTTGAAAAACTCTACTCTTTCATCAAGAAAACACCGCTCCTTAGAAACGAAGAAGAAACTATTACACTCTGGTTACACTATTTTTATAAATAATGGATTTCAAAAAACGACAATTACACAAATTATTAAACATGCAGAAACTGGTTACGGAACAGCATATGTATACTTCAAAAACAAAGATGATCTCCTAATTAGTTTAATGGAAGATGTTATGAATCGTTTTTATAATATCGCTGAGCGCTCTTTTTCTCCACAAACAAAAGAGGAAGCACGTATAATGATCCAAAATCAAGTTAGAGCATTCCTGCAATTAGCAAATGAAGAACGCGCTATTTTGCAAGTTGTAGAGGAAGCGATAGGATTATCAAGAGAAATACGGCAAAAATGGGATGAGATTCGGGAACGTTTTATAACAAGCATTAAACAGGATATTACTTACTCTCAAGAAAGTGGATTAGCACCACCTAATTTAAATAAAGAGATTGTAGCACGCGGTTGGTTCTCGATGAATGAATCGTTTCTTTGGACTATTACGCAAAATGACAAAAAGATTAACTTAGAGGAAATTGTGTATACGTTAACGGAGATATATACGACCGGGTTATATAAATAGCACACCTTCAATAAGGAAGGTGTGTTATTTTACATCTATAAAAATATATTAACTGGGTATGGTAGCGCTAAAGTAGGCTTTTCAGAAAATGAGAAATATTGTAGTTTTAAAGATTCACCATCTATCGATTTCAGTTTTCCACTAGTAATTTCACATTCAAACACAACAACAATATATTCTACTTGATCGCCATTCGGATATATATGACGGAACCTTTCCCCTCCAAATACCCCTTTTTGTTTTTTTACTTGCACTTTCAAACCCGTTTCTTCCCACACTTCACGAACTACCGCTTCTTCTGGAGTTTCTCCAGGCTCAATTGCTCCAGCTGGCAAACTCCAGTATTCTCCGCCAGGATATTGAAATAAGATTTCTCCCTGCTCGTTTTTAATAACTGCAGCTACACTTGGCATGAATATTAGTTCATGTCCTAATTGCTCCCGGATTTTTTTATAATATAGCGACATCGACATATAATTCTCTCCCACTCCATTAATGAATAACTGTATTTTCTGACATATATTCTATAATAATACCAATAACAATTTCTATATAGAAAGGATAAGAAAATGACCCAAGTACAACTAGTAAATAGCTTTCTATCATTTTTAGGTACGACAAAACAGCCTACTAACTTAAAGTTTTTAAATGAGCTTATTAAAGCTCATCAAGAAAAAATAAAATGGGAAACCCTTACTAAAATAATTGACTGGGAAAAGGGGAATGAAACAGGTAATTATTTTCCTTCCATTGAGACATACATAAACCGTATTACAACAAAAGGTCTGGGCGGTACTTGTTGGACTCACTCGATTGGATTCCATTGGTTATTATCAAATCTTGGTTTTGATGTTCAATATATGTATATGGACCCCGGACATTTATGCTTACGGGTTAACTTAGACCAACCTTATTATGTTGATGTTGGTTACTGTGCACCTTTATTCCAAGCTTACCCACTTTATGAATCATTTCAAGTAAGTAATGTAAGAGAAACTTTCACTTATGAAGTCTCAAATAATAAGATTGAAATTACTAGAAATCCAGGTCCCACAAAAACCTTACACATAGAACCAATACACTTATCAAATATGAAAGAACTTATTTCAAGGTCTAACGATTGGCGTACATCTCCTGTATTAAAGAAAATTCAGATTTTCGGTTATATCAATGGCATTCCGACTTCTATAAATGATAATGTTTTAAAACAATATTTCCAAGGTAAGAAAAGAGAACAAATCATTACATCTTCTGAACTTAATTATTGGATAACAGAAAGGTTTTGTGTTGATAAAGAAATATATGAAAGAGCTATTGAGATTTTCAATGAAAAATCTTCAAACAGTAAAAGCGTTACTCATGAGATTGAGTAACGCTTTTACCTTAATATATTTTTAATATTAATCTTCTTTATGATAAGCAGCTTCTACACATTCTGCTAGACGCTCCATTTGTTCCATAGTTAAACCTCGTGATATCCAGCCTGTTAACTTATACATCATTTTATAATAAAAATTACTAGGTTCATATTCTGAAATTAATGTTAGTGCTGTACCTTCCTCATCTTCTTCTAACATATAAGTCATTGCTGAATATCCTTGCTTCATTTCACTACCAAGTGAAATAATATGCGGTGCATCGTATTCAAGGATTTCTACTTCAGCCTCGAATATTTTCTTACCGACTTTTTGAACAGTAATATATTTATCTCCTACACGTGGATTCTCTTTATCCATATTTGAAGGATAGCGATTTTCTATTATAAACGTATTCCATTCTTTTATTTTTTCATCTTCTATTATATAGTCACATACAATATCCATTGGTGCTTTTATTACTATTTCAATTGCAAAACTCATTATACTGCCCCTCTCAAATACCCTATCCATTTCTATTTAACTAAATCATTATGCCATATTTTATATAGTGAAATACAAGTAGAATTTTAACTTTTTATTGTGAGGGGGATTCAATAAATAATCATTTTTTATTAATTTAAAAACTTATTCATACAAAATATTTTATTAAAGATACAACAATTAAAAACAAAGCCACGAGTAGTAAAGCAATCCCTATACTTCTATTTTCTTTTTCGTTATTTTTTAAATTTTGCACTCCTAAACTAACTAACATAATCCCTATAAGCGTTTGTAAAATTAGCATACTCTGTTCCGAAACATCATTCCAACTATAAATGGAATACCCCATTACAATAATTGCAAGTACAATCGTTAAGATCCTATTCATATGAAA
This DNA window, taken from Bacillus cereus ATCC 14579, encodes the following:
- a CDS encoding GNAT family N-acetyltransferase — its product is MGEFSMNIHTGEIQLAPYKEKYKEVIQTFTLPSEQVQFTSDPSALLEKAKSDYTKNVIVILDHNGVPVGLFALETGDRVKEFTDNEDALLLTSFSINHNRQRKGFAKKSLLLLEEFVKRYFPIKNEVVLAVNERNIPAQNLYAKVGFQDKGFRRMGPIGQQIIMHLPIMK
- the kynB gene encoding arylformamidase; this encodes MKTSEWIDISQPLNNNIATWPGDTPFSYEVSWSKEESGSVNVGKLTMSIHTGTHIDAPFHFDNDGKKVLDLDVQVYVGPARIIDVSNLESIGKKELESFHLEGVERLLLRTSSHGKAEEFPEVIPHLRADIASFLSEKGIRLIGVDVPSVDPLDDKELAAHHQLFKHGIHILENVVLDHVADGDYELIALPLALTDADGSPVRAVIRPI
- the sleB gene encoding spore cortex-lytic enzyme is translated as MRQKAIFKIAVLLAFIGLSLMVSSIQLKNVEAFSNQVIQRGASGEDVIELQSRLKYNGFYTGKVDGVFGWGTYWALRNFQEKFGLPVDGLAGAKTKQMLVKATKYDKSTANKGTTTNKGNSGGTAQENKPPQNKGTNVPNGYSQNDIQLMANAVYGESRGEPYLGQVAVAAVILNRVTSASFPNTVSGVIFEPRAFTAVADGQIYLTPNETAKKAVLDAINGWDPTGNALYYFNPDTATSKWIWTRPQIKKIGKHIFCK
- a CDS encoding DUF3953 domain-containing protein encodes the protein MNRILTIVLAIIVMGYSIYSWNDVSEQSMLILQTLIGIMLVSLGVQNLKNNEKENRSIGIALLLVALFLIVVSLIKYFV
- a CDS encoding SRPBCC family protein, with product MSFAIEIVIKAPMDIVCDYIIEDEKIKEWNTFIIENRYPSNMDKENPRVGDKYITVQKVGKKIFEAEVEILEYDAPHIISLGSEMKQGYSAMTYMLEEDEEGTALTLISEYEPSNFYYKMMYKLTGWISRGLTMEQMERLAECVEAAYHKED
- the ypeB gene encoding germination protein YpeB, which codes for MLRGIIIVLLTVGVVGTGYWGYKEHQEKNAVLIRAENSYQRAFHDLAYEVDLLHDKIGTTLAMNSRSSLSPALADVWRLTSEARSDVGQLPLTLMPFNKTEEFLANIGDFSYRAAIRDLEKEPLNEQEYKTLQTLYSNAGNIQDELRKVQHLVLKNNLRWMDVEMALASNRDPADNTIIDGLKTVEKNVTSYSSTNFGPTFTSAQKNKKGGFEAEGKAISKDEAAKIAKSFLNLKGNEKVDVEKSGKGAKESFYSVKIKDEATNNEFYMDITGKGGYPIWVMNNREIKEQKVSLNDAGSKGLKFLKDHKFNNMELYDSSQYDNVGVFTYVVNENGVRIYPEAIQMKIALDDGSIVGFSAKEYLASHQKRTVPSAKLTAAEARKKINPDVKVMEERKALVVNDLHNEVLCYEFVGTLGKDTYQIFINANSGAEEKVKKMQAVEKIYD
- a CDS encoding serine hydrolase domain-containing protein; its protein translation is MDFKQLENKFEKKKVNTFLVYQKGELTTEYYKTPECANNLYKINSITKSIVSLLIGIAIDKGYINDIHTSITEWIENVPGEKHDLTLYHLLTMTTGEGWKEFGNGVVFPNDFVESENWVQYILEKPIIEEPATKMNYNSGSSHLLSYIIQEATGMSTERFAKKYLFDPLKINEYEWQQDPQGIYVGGFGMKMKSTDLLKLGKLCLQNGYWNEKEIVSAKWLEESSRAQFETYEHVGAYGYHWWVLHNERFHIPYCIYFAMGYGGQYIVIIPQLEVVAIISSHMPKRGLVPLKLFIEHVQGSSNYI
- the kynU gene encoding kynureninase, producing MYKEPFQPTYEYALECDKHDELKDFQTEFYKKEGTIYLDGNSLGLLSKRAEKSLLTLLDSWKEYGIDGWTEGEHPWFFLSEKLGKLTAPLIGALPEETIVTGSTTTNIHQVIATFYEPKGIRTKILADELTFPSDIYALQSQIRLKGLDPEEHLVRVKSRDGRTLSEEDIIHAMEDDIALILLPSVLYRSGQILDMKRLTTEAHKRGIHIGFDLCHSIGSIPHHFKDWDVDFAVWCNYKYLNAGPGSVAGLYVNSKHFNRLPGLSGWFSSRKDKQFDMEHTLTAADHAGAYQIGTPHVLSTAPLIGSLEIFKDAGIERLREKSLHITRYMLNLIGHELKDFEFTIGNPLEDEKRGGHIYLEHAEAARICKALKANGVIPDFRAPNGVRLAPVALYNTYEEVWKSVQILKKIMKNEEYKQFENKREVVA
- a CDS encoding NUDIX hydrolase encodes the protein MSMSLYYKKIREQLGHELIFMPSVAAVIKNEQGEILFQYPGGEYWSLPAGAIEPGETPEEAVVREVWEETGLKVQVKKQKGVFGGERFRHIYPNGDQVEYIVVVFECEITSGKLKSIDGESLKLQYFSFSEKPTLALPYPVNIFL
- the kynA gene encoding tryptophan 2,3-dioxygenase, which encodes MKENEKVIMEKGIHTDFKENMTYGEYLQLDSLLSSQKRLSDHHDEMLFIVIHQASELWMKLILHELNAAIEFIKQDKLQPAFKMLARVSKIQSQIIQSWDILATLTPSEYIEFRDSLGQASGFQSYQYRMIEYALGYKTPHALKIYEKDPELHARLHKALHAPSLYDVAIQALVKEGFPIHKDVLNRDITQPYEEDATVEAAWLEVYADVKKYWNLYQLAEKLIDIEDWLQQWRFRHMKTVERIIGHKMGTGGSSGVSYLKRVLDQQFFPELWNVRTKL
- a CDS encoding Pr6Pr family membrane protein; this encodes MKDEKILSLFRLCLSLLAFSTIITQFIIRAQVKPFNPVNFFSFFTIESNILVACILLLSSIGTATFGRSEQFGILRGAATVYILTTGLIYFLLLRGLEESLQTAIPWVNTVLHYIMPITMLLDWILNPPIKKITWKQAASWLLFPFFYVVYSLIRGPIVNWYPYPFLDPRIGGYGKVLLYSIGIAVVIGAICILVRFLGNRNFRKEF
- a CDS encoding YqzG/YhdC family protein produces the protein MKNLLKRVALVLLFLTTCSNVYTGSSIVHAQPPYAKWGKLAVEKTKEKYPKAEIIDYLHIGRKPKTVQITVEKFKLWLREDGKEYGVFVDVEFETKTEKFIKLSFQKTSR
- a CDS encoding arylamine N-acetyltransferase; protein product: MTQVQLVNSFLSFLGTTKQPTNLKFLNELIKAHQEKIKWETLTKIIDWEKGNETGNYFPSIETYINRITTKGLGGTCWTHSIGFHWLLSNLGFDVQYMYMDPGHLCLRVNLDQPYYVDVGYCAPLFQAYPLYESFQVSNVRETFTYEVSNNKIEITRNPGPTKTLHIEPIHLSNMKELISRSNDWRTSPVLKKIQIFGYINGIPTSINDNVLKQYFQGKKREQIITSSELNYWITERFCVDKEIYERAIEIFNEKSSNSKSVTHEIE
- a CDS encoding TetR/AcrR family transcriptional regulator — translated: MKNSTLSSRKHRSLETKKKLLHSGYTIFINNGFQKTTITQIIKHAETGYGTAYVYFKNKDDLLISLMEDVMNRFYNIAERSFSPQTKEEARIMIQNQVRAFLQLANEERAILQVVEEAIGLSREIRQKWDEIRERFITSIKQDITYSQESGLAPPNLNKEIVARGWFSMNESFLWTITQNDKKINLEEIVYTLTEIYTTGLYK